Proteins encoded within one genomic window of Episyrphus balteatus chromosome 1, idEpiBalt1.1, whole genome shotgun sequence:
- the LOC129909464 gene encoding uncharacterized protein K02A2.6-like: protein MKQLARQYVYWHNIDKDIERLVRSCEECAINRSKPPKAPVHPWDLPQDNWERVHIDYAGPFQNHYFLACIDAKSKWAEIKVIKDIPTTSNTIILLENIFSQHGYPQVMVSDNASIFRSEEFKLFCSNHGIFQKFIAPEHPSTNSNSHQDPENTSSISCNTSLMWKITF, encoded by the coding sequence ATGAAACAACTTGCCCGACAGTACGTATATTGGCACAATATAGACAAAGATATAGAACGTCTAGTGAGAAGTTGCGAAGAATGTGCTATTAATCGGTCAAAGCCACCAAAAGCTCCAGTACATCCGTGGGATTTACCTCAAGACAACTGGGAGCGAGTACATATTGACTATGCCGGACCTTTCCAAAATCATTATTTTCTTGCCTGTATCGATGCTAAATCAAAATGGGCCGAAATCAAAGTAATAAAAGACATTCCAACAACTTCAAACACAATTattcttttagaaaatatattttcacaacatgGATATCCACAAGTAATGGTATCCGACAATGCTTCAATTTTTCGTAGCGAagaattcaaacttttttgttcaaaccatggtatttttcaaaagttcattGCTCCTGAACACCCTTCCACAAACTCCAATTCGCATCAAGATCCAGAAAATACTTCTTCGATATCGTGCAACACCTCTCTCATGTGGAAAATCACCTTCTGA